One Anopheles marshallii chromosome 3, idAnoMarsDA_429_01, whole genome shotgun sequence genomic region harbors:
- the LOC128713866 gene encoding thyroid adenoma-associated protein homolog produces MNGLSLRISNVRANENVKKNSEIRMDLFQVPSIYLTADNSYLDQLNSSETIEGQVKVLKEYSSFVVGLEDSLKLHVQTLANLFMDAPLKHAVRNTIARSLSNLTASREIVATSIANSIKARIEQDSSGSSEPTRRNTTICNIGSCFENFKVGCEAVRLSLQQLFQFLNKSVMVYLERMNDQVSPSDKSELCLFIHSAIRIVISCFQQFPDQLKASYEGEKNVEKLVLICWDLLENPEIPMDTKTNCGILIAMNANLERRFLRLAQRVFDEDSSAKQMCLVNGIICTIENEHFTDPEWKGIAVLHQAATVLKEISEENSVEVSIVLGTTRGFFQMTKRLLGLKLDGYKPSERKELVDILAVNLRYSLSHLDHYVDSIRHISRDLLKCTIQLGTRLDDTLNAIIYDYIRNGGININTKCILISAISSILKAKEVLRAIPDVPEFLLRSLTRNDHSNTNLHINNCYESLMMSYSYEENTQEWFNRWINPILMEITNGRDGIVSGAAETVATTVASSHEEEETTSDGNTGNDVRETLHDLIRKAIRAHPEIAIYMIDSKIGISYGLVLSSLGIARKNGLFDTVQSTEAMWKNLLSYTDIRQAMISSDDSTRMSALYLITECHKSTEIFTKQDLECILFFLETNINVQAASLRQKITSCMKSALNRLRSGFLSIIKKSDIDGKSHYYYEFVKRLHEFCIVNQFIGANYSRRAISFQILLQLLQISSYIFYNDENISMWNERQVRILLSALNDSYESNKHYSLKVLSFCPKQFIEQFNDELNYEVTRTLMISPRPNDSLSAAYYLEYLCFVNSTIDTPRLEIEPVSCNVAMKVYRCFLWCEEILMQGFRLASNSLLRASRENPMFGALICIRHLLSKLDFKELSRDECWRTSITRLISTCDSIAKVVSVVTNNSSPEGTFLDDFVESNLNECTDIEMDEVNALESYDEINSSTQNTTHDEANEPYKPETTPQMILLCCWRTIKEISLILGDIASRSPIIDTGSTVMQGENGGLLTCQQILSIGNQFIELLSETKHRGAFEQAYIGFSKICLRLWGSPHTELHQLPMRWIKELINAITGGMNTVATPAITGRDIAEINLDKLCVTRRSAGIPFIIQALITSELQVSSTKGLQFCMKTLLELCRSHSTSSQTRTHSLNILRSLFRSTDLGETVGEFVSEGIMCAINGYEAESWSERNSSTLLFSALMVRVFGVQRTKDSENLNIRNKMTGRIFFLRYPVLYDYFVLELEKASKIIIQGTRSKKLHPLLLLLSRLYPSALEGSESNLKLSRFVPLVSICSGCAELQTRYLAAKIISIIVSPDLMFDRICLLLESLNRSNNRNVNPNSLHGALLQILYLVKTKNPGLVAAATSSGQLNNWIELYTAISNYLFEVKPNFIIYSTILDILLEILARCQHIIIAEDDQFIDDLSNIVDYLLNLANHRNFYGEPLVFQKIVLLKTFMYLYSDDEAATRSSQCFLLRIESEGDKQQSPEYIQAMLNTILLVLDIDHIGKQCEEYDITPVEVFYFRNICELKPDRLRWLKAELLRSQQFHCSLRRLIAPENESHKQPYTIQVKAYLILSYSSVAVGNVLLDGKSIREAIQIIYKAANSQPYQLRSAMFRCLKRMLQNESKGSSEFTLNVDFLPTLSAAYQSKPIRLTAVECLHIVGRKIFDGKSLNQYISFSFALLNLLSDDDCNIRAKASLVVSQLHHVIEKVKQKPLVATYAQSAYLRLLSKTMVAHKFTLNQIVAAIIVIWILKEQETEDDSINIDDVTDLKVFDKNEVNIYGELELVRDYCIAELQHLDSSNADYSLDSNIDKIQKIVDKHLKQPTCIREFLQSTAKISSKLIGIVL; encoded by the exons ATGAATGGGTTATCCTTACGGATTTCTAATGTGCGAGCGAACgagaatgtgaaaaaaaattccGAAATTCGAATGGATCTGTTCCAAGTGCCTTCTATATATTTGACTGCGG ATAATTCTTATCTAGATCAACTAAACTCATCAGAAACCATAGAAGGGCAGGTGAAAGTTCTTAAAGAG TACTCGTCCTTTGTCGTAGGACTAGAGGATTCACTCAAATTACATGTACAAACATTGGCAAACTTGTTCATGGACGCACCGCTTAAGCATGCGGTGCGAAATACGATAGCTCGGTCCTTAAGCAACTTAACCGCCAGCCGAGAAATCGTCGCAACTAGCATTGCAAACAGTATAAAAGCACGCATTGAACAAGACTCAAGTGGATCGAGTGAACCAACGCGGCGAAACACTACAATATGTAATATCGGAAGTTGTTTCGAAAACTTCAAAGTGGGTTGTGAAGCTGTTCGTCTTAGCCTGCagcaattatttcaatttctgaACAAATCCGTGATGGTGTATCTGGAACGGATGAA TGATCAGGTTTCTCCTTCGGATAAGAGTGAGCTATGTTTATTCATTCACTCTGCTATCAGAATCGTAATATCCTGCTTCCAACAGTTTCCCGATCAGTTAAAGGCATCGTACGAGGGTgaaaaaaatgtggaaaaactTGTGCTCATATGCTGGGATTTGTTGGAAAATCCGGAAATACCGATGGACACGAAAACTAACTGTGGTATACTAATAGCCATGAATGCTAATTTGGAGAGAAGATTTTTACGACTAGCGCAACGTGTATTCGACGAAGATAGTTCAGCAAAGCAAATGTGTCTGGTGAATGGGATAATATGTACGATAGAAAATGAGCATTTCACCGATCCAGAATGGAAAGGTATAGCAGTGTTGCATCAGGCAGCAACggttttaaaagaaatttcAGAGGAAAACTCGGTGGAAGTAAGCATCGTACTAGGTACGACACGTGGCTTTTTCCAAATGACCAAACGGCTGCTTGGCCTGAAGTTGGATGGTTACAAACCATCGGAACGAAAAGAACTCGTTGACATCCTGGCCGTAAATCTGCGTTACTCTCTGTCCCATCTGGATCATTATGTAGACAGCATACGACATATATCGCGCGATTTGCTTAAGTGCACTATACAACTAGGGACACGGCTAGACGATACTTTAAACGCTATCATCTACGATTACATTCGTAACGGAGGGATTAACATCAACACAAAGTGCATATTGATCAGTGCAATATCTTCAATACTTAAAGCAAAGGAAGttctgcgtgccattccagatgttccggagtttttactTCGTTCGCTCACTCGAAATGATCATTCGAATACCaatttgcatataaacaaTTGCTATGAATCATTAATGATGTCCTACTCGTATGAGGAGAACACACAGGAATGGTTTAATCGGTGGATCAATCCGATTCTGATGGAAATTACTAACGGACGTGATGGGATCGTCAGTGGAGCCGCTGAAACAGTTGCCACGACCGTAGCATCTTCTCACGAGGAAGAGGAAACTACCAGTGATGGAAATACTGGAAATGACGTACGAGAGACACTGCACGATCTCATTAGAAAAGCTATTCGTGCCCATCCAGAAATCGCCATTTACATGATCGATAGCAAAATTGGAATCAGTTACGGTTTAGTACTGTCCTCTTTGGGCATCGCACGGAAAAATGGGCTCTTTGATACGGTCCAGTCAACGGAAGCCATGTGGAAAAATCTGCTTTCCTATACTGATATTCGGCAGGCAATGATATCGTCAGATGATTCAACCCGTATGTCCGCCTTGTACCTGATAACAGAATGCCACAAAAGCACCGAAATATTCACCAAACAAGATTTAGAATGCATTCTCTTTTTCCTCGAAACGAACATTAATGTCCAAGCGGCTTCTTTGCGACAAAAAATTACGTCATGTATGAAGAGTGCCCTGAATCGTCTTCGTTCGGGTTTTTTGAGCATCATTAAGAAATCGGACATCGATGGAAAGAGCCATTACTACTACGAGTTCGTCAAACGGCTGCATGAATTTTGTATCGTTAATCAGTTCATCGGAGCCAACTACAGCCGCCGAGCAATTTCGTTCCAGATTTTGCTTCAATTATTGCAGATTTCTTCCTATATTTTCTACAACGATGAGAACATAAGCATGTGGAATGAAAGGCAGGTGCGCATTCTACTGTCGGCTTTGAACGATAGTTACGAGTCTAACAAACATTACTCCCTGAAAGTGTTATCATTTTGTCCGAAGCAATTCATTGAACAGTTCAATGATGAACTTAATTACGAGGTCACCCGCACGCTCATGATCAGTCCACGACCGAATGATTCGTTGTCGGCAGCGTATTATCTTGAATATCTGTGCTTTGTAAATAGCACTATTGATACACCCCGTCTGGAGATTGAGCCAGTTAGCTGCAATGTCGCGATGAAGGTGTACCGTTGCTTTCTATGGTGCGAGGAAATTCTTATGCAAGGATTCAGATTAGCTAGCAACTCACTTCTACGAGCTTCTCGTGAGAATCCAATGTTCGGCGCACTAATTTGCATTCGCCATTTACTGAGCAAACTAGACTTCAAGGAGCTCTCGCGGGATGAATGTTGGCGAACTTCTATTACCCGTTTAATTAGTACCTGTGACAGCATTGCAAAAGTGGTTTCGGTAGTAACGAACAATTCTTCACCAGAAGGAACATTTTTGGACGATTTCGTAGAATCAAACCTAAACGAATGCACCGACATAGAGATGGATGAAGTAAATGCGTTGGAGTCATACGATGAGATCAATAGTTCCACCCAAAACACAACGCACGATGAGGCTAATGAACCGTACAAGCCGGAAACCACACCACAAATGATTTTACTTTGCTGTTGGCGCACGATAAAAGAAATTTCACTTATTCTGGGCGATATTGCATCCCGTTCTCCAATCATCGATACGGGAAGCACTGTAATGCAGGGCGAGAATGGTGGACTTTTGACTTGCCAACAGATTTTGAGCATTGGAAATCAGTTTATTGAACTGCTCTCTGAAACAAAGCATCGAGGAGCATTTGAACAAGCTTACATAGGGTTTTCAAAAATATGCTTACGCCTCTGGGGTTCCCCGCATACTGAGCTACATCAGCTGCCGATGCGCTGGATAAAAGAGTTGATTAATGCCATAACTGGGGGCATGAATACAGTTGCTACACCCGCAATCACTGGCAGAGACATCGCTGAGATCAACTTAGATAAACTGTGTGTTACTCGTCGAAGTGCGGGCATACCTTTTATAATTCAAGCATTGATAACTTCCGAGCTACAAGTTAGCTCCACGAAAGGACTACAGTTTTGCATGAAAACATTGCTCGAACTATGCCGGTCTCACAGCACAAGCAGTCAAACACGGACTCATTCGCTGAACATATTACGTTCACTGTTTCGATCCACTGATTTGGGTGAAACCGTCGGAGAGTTCGTCTCAGAAGGCATCATGTGCGCTATCAACGGTTACGAAGCGGAGTCATGGTCG GAACGTAATTCTTCAACTTTATTATTCTCCGCTCTGATGGTGCGCGTATTTGGTGTGCAAAGAACCAAAGATTcggaaaatttaaacattcgcAACAAAATGACTGGCAGAATATTCTTTTTACG ATATCCCGTGCTCTATGATTACTTTGTGCTCGAACTGGAAAAGGCTAGTAAAATTATCATCCAAGGCACTAGAAGTAAAAAATTACACCCGCTCTTATTGCTTTTAAGTCGACTGTATCCTTCTGCTCTAGAGGGCAGTGAATCAAATTTGAAG CTTTCTCGGTTCGTTCCTTTAGTCTCAATTTGTTCCGGTTGTGCAGAGCTTCAAACGCGTTACTTGGCGGCAAAGATCATCTCCATAATCGTGTCACCGGATTTAATGTTCGATCGAATCTGCTTGCTATTGGAAAGCCTTAATCGTTCCAATAATCGAAACGTTAATCCCAATTCCTTACATGGTGCGttgttgcaaattttgtaCCTCGTCAAAACCAAAAATCCCGGcttggtagcagcagcaacatcgaGCGGACAGTTGAACAATTGGATAGAATTGTACACTGCGATTTCAAACTATTTGTTTGAAGTAAAACCCAATTTCATAATTTACAGTACCATTTTAGATATATTGCTGGAAATTTTAGCACG atGTCAACACATCATTATTGCAGAGGATGATCAATTTATAGATGATTTAAGCAACATTGTTGATTATCTGCTTAATTTGGCAAACCATCGGAACTTTTATGGAGAACCTTTAGTGTTTCAGAAAATAGTACTGCTGAAAACTTTTATGTATCTGTATAGCGATGACGAGGCAGCCACTCGAAGCTCCCAATGTTTCCTGTTGCGCATTGAATCGGAAGGAGACAAACAGCAGTCGCCAGAATACATACAGGCGATGTTAAACACGATCTTACTCGTGCTGGATATTGATCACATTGGGAAGCAATGCGAAGAATATGATATCACTCCTGTGGAGGTGTTTTACTTCCGCAATATTTGTGAACTTAAGCCGGATCGATTAAGGTGGTTGAAGGCGGAACTGTTACGTTCGCAGCAATTTCACTGCTCCTTACGTCGATTGATCGCGCCTGAGAATGAAAGTCACAAGCAACCGTACACAATCCAGGTGAAGGCTTATCTAATACTTAGCTACAGTAGTGTGGCCGTTGGCAACGTATTGCTCGATGGGAAAAGCATTCGTGAAGCAATACAAATCATATACAAAGCAGCCAACAGTCAGCCCTATCAACTACGCAGTGCCATGTTCCGCTGTTTAAAACGTATGCTGCAAAATGAGTCGAAGGGATCAAGTGAGTTTACGCTGAATGTCGATTTTTTACCTACTCTAAGCGCTGCATACCAATCAAAACCCATTAG ATTAACTGCGGTGGAGTGTTTGCATATAGTCGGTAGGAAAATATTCGATGGCAAATCACTAAACCAGTACATAAGTTTCAGTTTTGCACTATTGAATTTACTTAGTGATGACGATTGTAATATCCGTGCCAAGGCATCATTAGTCGTTAGCCAACTTCATCATGTGATtgagaaagtgaaacaaa AACCTCTCGTAGCGACATACGCACAAAGTGCATATTTACGACTACTAAGCAAAACAATGGTTGCTCATAAGTTTACCTTAAACCAGATAGTGGCCGCTATCATCGTGATATGGATATTGAAAGAGCAGGAAACAGAAGACGATTCCATCAATATTGACGATGTAACAGAT CTTAAGGTGTTCGACAAAAATGAAGTAAATATCTACGGTGAGTTAGAATTGGTCCGAGACTATTGCATAGCGGAGCTACAACACTTGGATTCGAGCAATGCAGACTACAGCCTGGATAGCAATATAGATAAAATTCAAAAGATTGTCGACAAACATCTAAAACAGCCAACGTGTATACGGGAGTTCTTGCAATCTACCGcaaaaatatcatcaaaacTAATAGGAATCGTTCTGTAG
- the LOC128715969 gene encoding dystrophin has product MEQQQTVALKETYTRPAGVEPSNSHLFRASHAKPPEIPVRVGAGSVKAPEIPPKNLTKRPTTIGASNKDENIPSASMVLLQRVAPNRAPPLPQKSTSLAQGSSNSTILQHAPHSVASGVGIAASPATVTSAAAAAAPSSSALASGVVSTRTNDALGKERSSTTKTTTKPTKLEDYGSEDALRGIESGLRNVERAIKEQMSLRSSVEAEEQQSIAHPVKFGRLELMGKHSNSMGSATSLDNPFDGPGTASGMAQGFKFDRFDQNPKQMGLERGVSMEKLRFDSGGSGSFHDHTTNGMEHGIPQRPMEHQFRSLDRHLPLELQYGSSQQRQRSQEMEFIKQQLLPVIARSKETNSLNRQMGLSKDDLRTRRRSSHDESLFSINNSAPRMKEQWEDTNQSVMQRKTQLTAMLGDSQRYEAKRLEIDAWLSRMETITERMGPVATTADVLDIQQKEQKSFHAELHKFNHQIELFNQLTQKLISVYQCDDTSRIKRMTESINLRYNNLNNSIISRGKQLHAAIHSLQTFDRTFEQFLGWLSEAESLCENTESEADRNPHCLKDLQSEIDANRKVYEGLDNTGRKLLRSLTSQEDAVMLQHKLDEMNQRWNHLNSRSAAIRNRLESNSDHWNALLLSSRELTEWVIRKNTELTSIGFGSINGDSNSLQMQLDEHKAFRRQLDDKRSIIENNLMNGRQYISNESPLSDTSDSEAIDETMYISTEEQNRILSRSIRREVNKLSEQWTLLIERCDKWKHRLDENITKMRQFQKILEDLSSRVASAETITHSWTIPAPGSDTTEEMQHLQRLKDKLTTANALLDDCNEQQNFFSSCRVIVPSPYLAKLEDINTRMKLLHIAVEERFKVLQQSNQTHVSGEDGMLGSHHEEGGKFTKPLHIVGGGTTVPNLEKSVQIPWERAVTPANVPYYINHERESTHWDHPEMIELMKSLADLNEVRFSAYRTALKLRTVQKRLAFDRLNMSVAIEIFDRYGLRAQNDKLIDIPDMTTILNSLYTTLEPNDRAVMLDLAINWILNVYDSQRTGQIRVLSFKVGLILLCRGHLEEKYRYLFRLIADLEKKVDQRKMGLLLHDCIQVPRQLGEVAAFGGSNIEPSVRSCFELAGGVSQNGELLETAIEAQHFLSWLQHEPQSIVWLPVLHRLVAAETAKHQAKCNICKEYPIEGFRYRCLKCFNFDMCQKCFFTGRSTKNHKLSHPMHEYCTTATSTEDVRDFTRALRNKFKSRKYFKKHPRVGYLPVQSVLEGDALESPIPSPQHGTHTLQNDMHSRLEMYASRLAQVECGTRSNSTPDSDDEHQLIAQYCQALPAANATGNTTGSGGPKSPVQVMAAMEAEQREELETMIKELEEENANLQAEYEKLKAKKTSTPITTPDEGYKTPTSTSNAILSSVTPTSTGGSDMVTEAKLLRQHKGRLEARMQILEDHNKQLEAQLQRLRQLLHEPTPPKPQTLQTRSVTASQLNTDSPAKMQHNGHYDQKIPSELNQKPTSLYGPVGGGSINGYLSMVGDEMRQREQYSVDVYDKTGAGAAAVTNAFSSNKPVGSGGGVGMGSGGNGSMMPLEYGMDERPPPPPHSSLLHMADDLNKAVEELVHIMTTESKDELQHENKTAGLQ; this is encoded by the exons ATGGAACAACAGCAGACCGTCGCCTTGAAAGAGACCTACACACGCCCCGCTGGAGTAGAACCATCCAACTCGCATCTATTTCGAGCCAGTCATGCAAAACCGCCTGAAATTCCTGTCCGTGTCGGTGCAGGAAGTGTCAAAGCACCTGAAATACCTCCGAAAAATCTTACGAAACGACCAACCACTATCGGTGCTTCAAATAAGGATGAGAACATCCCAAGCGCTAGCATGGTATTATTACAACGTGTTGCACCAAACCGTGCGCCTCCATTGCCACAAAAGTCGACCAGTCTTGCACAGGGTAGCTCGAATAGCACAATTCTACAGCACGCACCACATTCCGTTGCTTCCGGCGTGGGAATAGCAGCTTCCCCGGCGACTGTaacgtcagcagcagcagcagcagcaccatcatcatccgcatTAGCAAGTGGTGTCGTGTCTACCAGGACGAATGATGCATTAGGCAAAGAGCGCTCGTCCACAACAAAAACGACGACAAAACCTACAAAGCTGGAAGATTATGGATCCGAAGATGCTCTACGTGGAATTGAGAGTGGTTTGCGAAATGTGGAACGCGCAATTAAAGAGCAGATGAGTCTACGATCTTCGGTGGAAGCAGAAGAGCAGCAGAGCATCGCACATCCGGTGAAATTCGGACGGCTAGAGCTAATGGGTAAACATTCCAATTCAATGGGGTCGGCCACATCGTTGGACAATCCTTTCGATGGACCCGGTACGGCTTCAGGTATGGCGCAAGGGTTTAAGTTCGATCGGTTCGATCAAAACCCAAAGCAAATGGGGTTGGAACGTGGAGTAAGCATGGAAAAGTTGCGCTTTGACTCTGGAGGTTCCGGATCATTTCATGACCATACCACAAATGGTATGGAACACGGCATACCACAAAGACCGATGGAGCATCAGTTTCGTTCGTTGGATCGACACCTTCCGCTCGAATTGCAATACGGAAGCAGCCAACAGCGGCAACGATCTCAGGAGATGGAGTTTATCAAACAGCAGCTTCTTCCCGTTATCGCTCGTAGTAAGGAAACGAACAGCTTGAATCGTCAGATGGGATTGTCCAAGGACGATCTTCGGACAAGGCGGCGTTCGTCGCATGATGAGAGTCTGTTTTCAATTAACAATTCAG CTCCACGCATGAAAGAGCAATGGGAGGATACAAACCAATCGGTAATGCAACGCAAAACCCAGCTCACAGCAATGCTCGGGGACTCTCAAAG ATACGAAGCAAAGAGGCTAGAAATAGACGCTTGGTTAAGCAGAATGGAGACAATAACGGAACGGATGGGACCAGTGGCAACGACGGCCGACGTATTGGACATTCAACAGAAAGAGCAAAAG TCCTTCCATGCGGAGCTGCATAAATTTAATCatcaaattgaattattcaacCAACTGACCCAAAAACTAATATCGGTATACCAGTGTGACGATACATCGAGAATTAAGAGAATGACCGAATCAATCAACCTGAG GTACAATAACTTAAATAACTCTATTATTTCGAGAGGGAAACAACTTCATGCCGCCATACATTCATTGCAAACATTTGATCGTACATTTGAACAG TTCCTCGGTTGGCTGAGTGAAGCAGAATCGCTATGTGAGAATACGGAATCGGAGGCGGACAGGAATCCACATTGCTTAAAG GATTTGCAATCAGAAATCGACGCAAACCGGAAGGTATACGAAGGACTGGATAATACTGGACGTAAGCTGCTGCGTTCGTTAACATCACAAGAGGATGCTGTAATGTTGCAGCACAAGTTGGACGAAATGAATCAGCGTTGGAACCATCTGAATTCGCGCAGTGCCGCCATTAGGAACCGTTTGGAATCAAATTCCGATCATTGGAATGCTCTACTGCTTTCGTCTCGCGAACTTACGGAGTGGGTAATTCGGAAAAATACCGAACTCACCTCGATCGGATTCGGCTCGATCAATGGTGATTCCAACAGCTTGCAAATGCAGTTGGATGAGCATAAAGCATTTCGCCGCCAACTTGACGATAAGAGGTCTATTATCGAGAACAACCTTATGAATGGCAGGCAATACATATCAAATGAATCACCACTCTCCGATACAAGTGATTCCGAAG CAATTGATGAAACTATGTACATATCTACCGAAGAACAAAATCGCATTCTGAGCCGAAGCATACGCCGGGAGGTGAACAAACTGTCGGAACAATGGACACTGTTGATTGAAAGGTGCGACAAATGGAAGCATCGGCTGGATGAAAATATTACG AAAATGCgacaatttcaaaaaatacTCGAAGATTTAAGCTCACGAGTAGCTTCAGCTGAAACAATTACCCACTCGTGGACAATCCCCGCCCCGGGGTCGGACACTACCGAAGAGATGCAGCATTTACAACGCTTGAAGGACAAACTTACCACAGCTAATGCACTGCTGGATGACTGTAACGAGCAGCAAAACTTTTTCTCCTCCTGTCGTGTAATCGTTCCGAGCCCGTATTTGGCCAAGCTTGAAGATATTAATACACG CATGAAGCTTTTACACATTGCTGTAGAAGAACGGTTCAAAGTTCTGCAGCAAAGTAATCAAACGCATGTTAGTGGGGAAGATGGTATGCTTGGAAGCCATCATGAggagggtggaaaatttaccaAACCTCTTCACATTGTCGGTGGAGGTACGACTGTTCCAAACCTAGAAAAAAGCGTCCAAATACCATGGGAACGTGCAGTGACACCTGCCAATGTGCCTTATTATATCAA TCACGAACGTGAAAGCACACATTGGGATCATCCAGAAATGATAGAGCTAATGAAATCTTTAGCTGATCTGAACGAAGTCCGATTTTCCGCTTACCGCACTGCGTTGAAGCTCCGAACAGTCCAGAAAAGACTCG CTTTCGATCGTTTGAATATGAGTGTTGCCATCGAAATTTTTGATCGATATGGTTTGCGGGCACAgaatgataaactgattgaTATACCCGACATGACAACGATTTTAAATTCGTTGTACACAACGCTGGAACCCAACGATCGTGCAGTTATGCTAGATTTGGCTATCAATTGGATACTCAATGTGTATGATTCTCAGCGAACGGGACAAATACGGGTACTCAGCTTCAAG GTTGGATTAATTCTATTGTGCCGCGGGCATCTGGAGGAGAAATATCGTTATCTCTTTCGGTTGATTGCGGATCTGGAGAAAAAGGTAGATCAGCGGAAAATGGGGCTGCTATTGCACGATTGCATACAAGTGCCCCGCCAGCTGGGGGAAGTTGCCGCCTTTGGTGGCTCCAACATTGAACCTTCGGTCCGATCGTGCTTTGAGCTTGCTGGTGGTGTTAGTCAAAACGGCGAATTGTTAGAAACGGCAATTGAAGCGCAACACTTTCTCAGCTGGCTCCAACATGAACCCCAAAGCATCGTATGGCTTCCCGTGTTACATAGACTTGTGGCGGCTGAAACTGCGAAGCATCAAGCTAAATGTAACATATGCAAGGAGTACCCGATAGAAGGTTTTCGGTACCGGTGcctgaaatgtttcaatttcgaCATGTgccaaaaatgtttctttactGGACGCAGTACAAAGAATCACAAACTAAGTCACCCAATGCACGAATACTGCACAACG GCTACATCGACGGAAGATGTAAGAGATTTCACCAGAGCACTGAGGAACAAGTTTAAAAGCCGCAAATATTTTAAGAAGCATCCTCGCGTTGGTTACCTTCCCGTACAAAGTGTGCTCGAAGGTGATGCTCTGGAAAGTCCTATCCCAAGCCCACAACACGGAACTCACACACTGCAGAACGATATGCACTCTCGGTTGGAAATGTATGCATCCCGTTTGGCACAGGTGGAGTGTGGCACTCGATCCAACTCCACACCTGACAGTGACGATGAACATCAGCTGATTGCACAGTACTGTCAAGCGTTGCCAGCAGCAAACGCGACCGGTAACACAACGGGCAGCGGTGGTCCCAAGTCCCCGGTGCAGGTAATGGCTGCAATGGAAGCCGAGCAGCGAGAGGAGCTGGAAACTATGATAAAAGAGTTAGAGgaagaaaatgcaaatttacAGGCCGAATATGAAAAGCTtaaggcaaagaaaacaagcacTCCCATCACTACACCGGATGAAGGATATAAAACTCCGACATCTACATCGAATGCTATACTTTCATCTGTCACACCGACTTCTACCGGTGGTTcg GATATGGTCACAGAGGCCAAACTGTTGCGACAACATAAAGGAAGATTGGAAGCTAGAATGCAGATATTAGAAGACCATAACAAGCAGTTGGAAGCACAATTGCAACGCTTACGACAGTTGTTGCACGAG CCAACACCTCCGAAACCTCAAACGCTACAAACTAGGTCCGTAACAGCATCCCAACTAAATACCGATTCGCCGGCTAAAATGCAACATAATGGTCATTATGATCAGAAAATTC CCTCTGAATTGAATCAAAAACCTACATCTCTGTATGGTCCCGTCGGAGGAGGCAGCATCAATGGGTACCTTTCAATGGTGGGCGATGAAATGAGACAACGGGAGCAGTACAGTGTGGATGTTTATGACAAAACAGGGGCAGGAGCAGCCGCTGTAACTAATGCCTTTTCATCAAATAAACCAGTAGGTTCTGGTGGAGGTGTTGGTATGGGTAGTGGAGGGAATGGAAGTATGATGCCATTGGAATACGGGATGGATGAacgacca